A stretch of DNA from Mycobacterium senriense:
CGACGGTTTTTCAGGCATTCGCAGCTAAATGTCCCCAGAATCAATGGCTTTCGCGGCCCGCAGGTATCAGGCCTCGAAGCTTGGCTTCAATACGCTGAATCACGGGCGCTCACTCCCGGAATCTCTCCAAGTACCGCCTGATCTGTTCCAGGCTGACTCCGGTCTTCTGCCGGTCGGAGTGGCTGCCCAGCACCAGCTGATTGGTGTCGTTGTCGTACAGCAGGTACTCGCCATGGCGTAATCGGGTGATGAACATGTTGGATTGGGCGGCCAGCCGCTGAATCTGGCCCGGATCCTCGGTGGTCAATGCCTGGCCTCCTTGCGCTGTGGCTCAATTGGGCCACATCGTCCCAGCTTTGGGGAAGTTTGTGCCTGTGGCCGCTCGCCGCGCCAGAGAGGTGACGGGGAACGTTAACAGGAGCGCTGGATAGCGCGGCGGAATCGAGGGCACCGACTGGGAGCCCGACTGCGTCGTCTTGAGTGGCCGACGGTACCGCCAACCGTCCGCAGTAGAGCTAGCGGCAATTCTTCGCAACCAGCAGAGTCAACGGTCTGGCGTGCTGGTTCGTGACGCTGCCAACACAGGTTGACGGCATCAAACGCCGAGATAGGTTCGTCAGCGTCGAGAAGGTCAACACGTTCTGACAGCCTGAAAGGCCAGTCAGCCGTCCCAGACCAGGTGCCCGTCGGGGCGCCGGCGGGCACCCTCGGATGGGCGGTGCGGGCTGAGTCGGCCGTCGGGCATGAGGTGCTGCACGGGCATCCCACGCCCGAGCACCGCCACGTCGGCGATCAGCCGCCGGTGGCAACGCCACCAGACGCTCTCGCTGCACATCACCGCCGTGGTGCGCCGGCCCGCATCGGCCAGGACCTCGTCCAGCGCCGCGTCGAACTCCGGGGTCCGGGTGTATGCGGCGTACGCCCGGAACGCGGCCACCGTCCACCAGCTGTCCGGCTGCGGTTCTCCGGCCGCGATATGCCGCCGTCCGCCGAGGCGGGGCTCCCACCGATAGTCGATGTCCCCTTGCGGCAGCCAGCATTCCAGGGCCTCCCGCCGCACGTCCGGGTTCGTCCGGCTGGCCGGGTATCGCCGCACATCCACCACCAGCGCAACTCCCGCTCCGGCAAGCAACTCCGTCAGCCGCTCCCGGCCGGCCGCCCCGTGGCCCACGGTCAGCAACACCCGCTCCATAGGGACAGCTTGCCCGGGATAGGCGATGTGAACATTTGAGCCAGTGCGGAATTGGCAGCCGACTCGAGAGCGCGAGGTGAATTGATTGCCAGGCCTGCTTCAGTAATCTTGCCCTGAGCTCGGGAGGGGTGGCGATGCGAACGGGGTTGATCAGCAGTCGGGCGGGCAGCTAACGATTCCATGCAACTGCAATATCTCAGCATCCCAGCGCTGATCGGCTCAGCCGGCGGAGACCCCTGGGCAATCAATGCGAGCCTGCAGGCGGGTAGCCCGTTGCAGATTGCCAACCTCGCCGGGGCTTTTCGCAAAGCCGGCCGATGCACAAAGGAGGCCAATGACGCGTTCGAGCAGGCCCGCATCCGCTTCGAGACCGCCTGGAACCACCAGAACGGCGATCACCCGATCACCGGCTCCGACGAAGTGCAGCGGGTGACGAAAGCCCTGATAGCCCAGCTGACGGTCACCGCACTCCACGACTCGTCGGTAGATCGGGCCCAGATCTGGCTGACCGCCCGACCGGGTCCGGCGGCAGTTCCGGCGTCCGCCGGTCCTCACCGCGCCCCGGGCAGCGGAACGCGAGAGAGGCACTGATGCCCGGCGATAAACCAAAGCTCCGCTGGCGCGTGCTGCGCTATTCCCTCGGTGGTGCGTTGTGCCTGATGGCGGTCATCGACGCCCTGGTCGGAGCTCGTTGGTCTCTAGCTGTCGGCGCGGCCGTGGTCGGCGGCGTAATCCTCATCGGTCAGCGCCGGATCCTCCGTGCCGCGGTCAGCCGGACCGGTGACGAGATCGTCTGCCGCTACATTCCCTGGTACGAGGGCAGCGCCTATACCGTGACGCTGCTGCTCCCACTGATGGGCATCGCAATGGTCGATTTGGGGTTCGCGCCCGGCAATCCGGCGTGGCTCCGGTACGGCGGCTTCCTGCTTCTGGGTGTGACCCCACTGACCGTGTGGGGCATCGTTCGCATGTGGCGTCGCTGCCTCCTCCGCATTACCCGGTCGACGTTGACCGAGCGACTGGCCGAGCGCGGGAGCGAGCTGACCGAAATCCGGCGTGAGCTGGTCGAGTCGATCGAGCCCAAGCTCATCCCGCAGCCGCGGGGCGGTCGCGCGCTGCAAGTCGCAATTGCTTACCGTCCCTTAGATGTCGGCACTGACACCTCCAAGACCGTGATGCTCGGGCTGCGACTGAGTGTTCAGCCGACCAACCTGTTCAACGCACTCATCGCCTGGCGAGACGGCGCCCGGGACGACCCGAGCGAGCTGCTGGATCGGATCGAAGGGATTCTCCGAGGCAGTCCTGCGATCGGCGGATGACCGCGCCGTCACATCTTGGAGCCCAGCCCCGCGATCAGATTGATCGTCACCGCCAGGACCACCGCCCCCAGTAGGTAGGACACCAGCGCATGGCGTAAGACCGTCGCCCTGATCGACGCCAAGCCGATCTCGGTGTCCGACACCTGGTACGTCATACCGACGGTGAAGGCGAGGTAGGCGAAATCCCGGAAGCGGGGCGGCTCGGGGTCGTGAAAGTCGATGCCGCCCGGGTCATCCGAGTAGTAGAGCCGCGCGTAGTGCACCGAGTACAGCGTGTGCACGGCCACCCAGGACGCCGCGACGGTGAGGACGCCGACGGCCGCGGCCGCCAAGGCTTCGTGGCCCGAGCGCGAGCCCGCGGCCACCACGTAACCGACGCCGGCCAGGCTTGCCAGGCTCGCCGACAGGATGACCGCGTCGGCGACCCACCGGGTCGGATCCTCCCGCGTTGCCCATCGACACGTCTGCTCGGCGTCCATGCGGAGCAGGCTGAGGTGCGTCCAGGCCGCATACATTCCGGCGGTGGCGATCCAGCCGGCAAGCGCATAACGCCAACCGACTGTGTTGCCCACCTCGACAGCGACGGCGACTCCGAGGGCCACGCAGACCGATATTCGGACCGCGACCGTGTCTCGCAACAACTTCACCAGGGAATCCACGACCTCGACCTAACCACCAACGCGCCGCCCAGGGTTGGCATCAGGCGATTGGCAGGTGCGGTCAGTACGATCGGTCCCGTGGCATCCAATGGCCCACGCGACGACTTCCATAATCAGCCGACGCAGCATGGCGACTTCGGTGTGAGCGAACAGCCACCGACCGGCGAGATTCCGCCGGCCGGTCCCCAGCCGAGCCCGCCCGAGGGATCCGACCAATACGGCGACATCGACCCGTTTGACCAGGAAGCCGAGCCGACCCCGTGGTATCGCAAGCCCAAGATGCTGATCGCCTGGGTGGTCTCCGTCGTCATCCTGATTGCGTTGATCGTTTTCGGCATCATCGAGCTCATTCACGGACAGCAGACCGTCCCCCACGCCCCCAAAACGACGACGCCGACAAGCACCACCACCACCACCACGACGACCCCGACAACGACCACGACCACCACATCCTCGCCCGGCAGCAGCGCCGAACAGCCGCCGGCGCAGCAGCCGACAGAGCAGCAGCCCACCGGGGGACAGACACAGCAGCCCACGCATCACCACCATGTGCCGCAGCTGCCGCCGGTGATCACCATTCCCGGGGTGCCGCATCCGGTCACGGTGCCGCCGGGCCTGCGTTAGCGAGTCTGTGGCAAACCCGATCACGGTTCCAGCGCCCACCGCCGGCGACGCCCTACACTCGCTGCAATCCACGGTCGTTACGGTGAGGATCAGCGTGCGACAGCAACGGGACGACTGACACAGGGGTGGAGCAGATGAGCGAGTCGCTCGGGCTATCGATCGGGGTGGCCAATCTGGTTGCCGCCCGCGCGGGCCGCGCTCCGATAACCCGCAGTTCCGTGCTGACGCTCTTCGAACAGCGGCCCACCGAAGTTGGCCTGCCGGAAGAGAATCCGAACCTGACCGAACCCGGCCTGGTGTTGCGGGGGTTCGTCGAACGCGTCGGCGACCGGGCGCCGTTGGTGGCGGCCGACGGCACCAAGTACCTCGGTGCGGCGCTGACGGTCGAGGCGATCGAGGCCATGGCCCGCGCGGTCGGCTACGGGACACCGATCACCATCGCGGTGCCCGCCTATTGGTCCGACGACCAGTTCGCGGCGCTGCGCGAGGAGTTCTTCGCCCAGTCCGACCTGGCGCGCGGCGGGGTGGCGCCGATGCTGGTGTCCGACGCCACGGCCGCGCTCGCGGCGCTGCGCGCCACGACGGGATTCCAGGCCGACGGCGTTATTGCGCTGTGCGACTTCGGCGCCGGCGGCACCACCGTCACGTTGATGGACGCAAAGGCCGGCTTTGCGCCCGTCGGGCACCCCGCGCGGTACACCGACTTCTCCGGCGACGCGATCGATCAGCTCATCCTGGATCACCTGCTGGCCTCCGACGTCAGCACCGCCATGCTCGCCGGCACCGCGCGGGTGGGGTCGCAGGCCCGCCTGCTCGGCGCCTGCCGGCGGGCCAAGGAGCAGCTGTCGACCGCCGCGGTGGGCACCATCGCCGGCGCATCCGGCGACGGCGCCCAGCTGTCCCGCACCGAATTCGAACAACTCATCTCCGCTCCACTGGACCGTTTCCTGTCGTCGGTCGAGGAGTCGTTGCGCCGCAACGCAATTCCGAACGGCAGGCTGAGCGCCGTGGCAATCGCCGGCGGTGGCGCGAACATCCCCCTGTTCAGGGCGCGGTTGGGACAGCGTTTCGGGGTGCCGGTGCACAGCACCGCCCAGCCGGCCCTCAGCGCCGCCGTGGGTGCGGCGGTGCTCGGCCCGCATTACGCGTCGGGGCTTGCGCCGACCGCCGCGGCCGCCGCCGTGGAGACACCGACCGAGATGGTCGGCACCGGCGGCCTCGACATGACCCAGGCCGCCTGGGCGGCCCAGGCCACCGACGTGGATGACGCCCTGGCCTGGTCCCAGGATGCGGACAACGACGAGCCGGTGCCCTACACCGGCCGCGACGCCACCGGCGAGTACGCCAATGAGGCAAAGGAATTCGACGACGCGACCGGCAGCCGCTACGCCGCCGGCCAGGGCAAACTGCCCTGGTACAAACGCACGGCGCTGGTGTTGAGCGTGGCCGGAGCGGGCGCGGCGGTGCTGGTGGCCCTCATATTGGCGATCAACCTGCTGCTCATCAAGTCCACCCCGGTCACTCCCACGCCACCCGCCCCCGGCCAACCCCCGCAGACGGAGACCATCACCGGACCGGACGACAGCACCACCGTCACGGTGATCCCCGCGCCGCCGCCACCGTCCAGCGAGGCGCCGACCACCACCACCACGCCCGCGCCCGAGCCGTCGACCACGACCACGACGGCGCCGCCGAGCACCACGACCACGACCGCCGCGCCCACCACGACATCGCAGGCGACCACCACCGCGGCGCCCACGACCACGCGCTCGCGGCCCATCTTCCAACCCCCGTTCGGGCGCTGACGAGACGGATTTCGCCCGAGTCGCCAAAAGGCCGCGGCAAAGGGCCATTTAACGAAAATTGGTGGCGCTCATCACTCCGACAAACGTCACATCCGGTTAGTGGGTATTAACCAGCAGGCCAGAGGCACCGGCGAACGGCAAGTTAGGGCAGCCTTTCTCGCGCCGAAAGCCGCGGAGATGTAACTATGAGCGGGGCTTAAGCAGGCAAATAAGCACAGGCCGAACTATCTATGCATTGGGGAGACCTTCCGTGACAACGCAGATGCTCATCAGGCTGATCGTGGGCATGGGCATGACGCTGGTCGTGGCCGCACTCGCCGCGCGGCGTGTCCTGTGGCTGTTCAAGCTGATCACGTCCGGCAAGCCGGCCCCGGGGCACACCGACGAACCCGGCAAACGCGTCTGGGCCGAGGTCTCCGAGGTCTTCGGCCAGCGCAAGTTGTTGAAATGGTCCATCCCCGGCTTGGCGCACTTCTTCACCATGTGGGGCTTCTTCATCCTGCTGACGGTCTACATCGAGGCCTACGGTCTGCTGTTCCAGGACAACTTCCACATCCCGATCATCGGGCGCTGGGACGCGCTCGGCTTCCTGCAGGACTTCTTCGCGACCGCGGTCTTCCTCGGCATCGTCACCTTCGCCATCATCCGGTTGATGCGCAGCCCGAAGGAGATCGGCCGCTCGTCACGGTTCTACGGCTCCCACACCGGCGGCGCCTGGCTGGTGCTGTTCATGATCTTCAACGTCGTCTTCACCTACGTATTCGTGCGCGGAGCCGCGGTCAACAACGGCACGCTGCCCTACGGCAACGGCGCCTTCCTGTCGCAACTGTTCGGCGCCATCCTGCGTCCGCTGGGCGAGCCGGCCAACGAGATCATCGAAACGGTGGCGCTACTGGCGCACATCGCGGTGATGCTGGCGTTCCTGATCATCGTGCTGCACTCCAAGCACATGCACATCTTCACGGCGCCGATCAACGTCATCTTCAAGCGGCTGCCCGACGGGCTGGGCCCGCTGCTGCCCCTCGAGCACGACGGCAAGCCGATCGACTTCGAAAACCCGCCCGACGACGCCGAATTCGGTCGCGGCAAGATCGAGGACTTCAGCTGGAAGGCCATGCTGGACTTCGCCACCTGTACCGAGTGCGGGCGCTGCCAGTCGCAGTGCCCGGCGTGGAA
This window harbors:
- a CDS encoding DUF488 family protein, translating into MLLTVGHGAAGRERLTELLAGAGVALVVDVRRYPASRTNPDVRREALECWLPQGDIDYRWEPRLGGRRHIAAGEPQPDSWWTVAAFRAYAAYTRTPEFDAALDEVLADAGRRTTAVMCSESVWWRCHRRLIADVAVLGRGMPVQHLMPDGRLSPHRPSEGARRRPDGHLVWDG
- a CDS encoding DUF1345 domain-containing protein; protein product: MDSLVKLLRDTVAVRISVCVALGVAVAVEVGNTVGWRYALAGWIATAGMYAAWTHLSLLRMDAEQTCRWATREDPTRWVADAVILSASLASLAGVGYVVAAGSRSGHEALAAAAVGVLTVAASWVAVHTLYSVHYARLYYSDDPGGIDFHDPEPPRFRDFAYLAFTVGMTYQVSDTEIGLASIRATVLRHALVSYLLGAVVLAVTINLIAGLGSKM
- a CDS encoding Hsp70 family protein; the encoded protein is MSESLGLSIGVANLVAARAGRAPITRSSVLTLFEQRPTEVGLPEENPNLTEPGLVLRGFVERVGDRAPLVAADGTKYLGAALTVEAIEAMARAVGYGTPITIAVPAYWSDDQFAALREEFFAQSDLARGGVAPMLVSDATAALAALRATTGFQADGVIALCDFGAGGTTVTLMDAKAGFAPVGHPARYTDFSGDAIDQLILDHLLASDVSTAMLAGTARVGSQARLLGACRRAKEQLSTAAVGTIAGASGDGAQLSRTEFEQLISAPLDRFLSSVEESLRRNAIPNGRLSAVAIAGGGANIPLFRARLGQRFGVPVHSTAQPALSAAVGAAVLGPHYASGLAPTAAAAAVETPTEMVGTGGLDMTQAAWAAQATDVDDALAWSQDADNDEPVPYTGRDATGEYANEAKEFDDATGSRYAAGQGKLPWYKRTALVLSVAGAGAAVLVALILAINLLLIKSTPVTPTPPAPGQPPQTETITGPDDSTTVTVIPAPPPPSSEAPTTTTTPAPEPSTTTTTAPPSTTTTTAAPTTTSQATTTAAPTTTRSRPIFQPPFGR